One window of the Cryptococcus neoformans var. grubii H99 chromosome 12, complete sequence genome contains the following:
- a CDS encoding vacuolar protein, with protein sequence MIPRSLVELYGRASDVVQHILGPEQPLSEAEEPILPRSSSSSSVASTQQSTPSYRSSINHTLLRNSFPKALHPFLCVWVVVFIWLICQQYYFTPTQDLIPCTASPWDDWPPDNCGINGERCAEDLTSLADRRFRCMSGCKDTRLGNERWIGNERVNGVPLLIGGGDMNHTYRADSWICAAAIHSNLISSSLGGCVTVHPLPYPAGHSSFISSAAHGLTSTAFSQYFPGAFTLSHVIVSGCWDLHFIVMGFNAVCLLILTLFLRPPSSLLFTILLVLGYFQITLFSDVPHYPPDWQSLFGGLIPVLIAGYWIWKQAFFVTLPHFHDAPFTLALWQGAGYWVGVESSTVFARFPISRLGYDTLTLSGFLALMIIVGIIHLVVGYQALAMRKQGLLRYYLVRYLPFLPILLILSNIPSYTLRLHHYLLALLAIPVLSLPNRLSLVLQAFMLGLWLDGVGRWGWASFLEKTSSLLGDAPSGSWAPTFFPNLSSPHTLSWSPITPEQAAEDVTGYSVLVNDMQAFAGWVNNTIDLKGVLRDGVNYFRIAYERNGMSMDFSDPIVRWENGTWGGMGEPVDLFRV encoded by the exons ATGATTCCACGAAGCTTGGTAGAACTTTACGGAAGAGCGAGTGATGTCGTACAGCATATACTTGGCCCGGAACAACCTCTATCGGAAGCCGAAGAACCAATCCTTCCTAGGTCgtcatcgtcttcatcagtAGCATCAACCCAGCAATCTACGCCCTCATATCGATCTTCAATAAACCACACTCTCCTTCGGAATTCTTTCCCAAAggctcttcatccatttCTCTGTGTATGGGTCGTGGTTTTTATCTGGTTGATCTGTCAGCAATACTATTTTACACCTACTCAAGACCTCATCCCTTGCACGGCTTCACCATGGGACGATTGGCCCCCGGATAACTGCGGGATTAATGGCGAGAGATGTGCGGAAGATTTGACATCTTTGGCTGATAGGAGGTTCAGATGTATGAGCGGATGTAAAGATACCAGGCTAGGAAATGAGAGGTGGATCGGTAATGAGCGTGTCAATGGCGTGCCGCTTCTTATTGGTGGCGGAGATATGAACCATACGTACCG AGCGGACTCTTGGATCTGCGCTGCCGCGATCCACTCTAatctcatctcctcttcgctcGGCGGATGCGTCACTGTCCATCCTTTGCCATACCCTGCCGGTCATTCCAGTTTTATCTCCTCCGCCGCTCATGGCCTCACCTCTACAGCATTTTCTCAATACTTCCCAGGCGCGTTCACCCTTTCACATGTTATCGTCTCCGGCTGTTGGGACTTGCACTTTATTGTCATGGGCTTCAACGCCGTCTGCCTGCTCATtctcactctcttcctccgtccgccttcttctctcctaTTCACTATCCTCCTTGTTCTGGGGTATTTCCAAATCACTTTATTTAGCGATGTCCCACACTACCCGCCCGACTGGCAATCTCTTTTCGGCGGACTCATTCCTGTGCTGATCGCGGGCTACTGGATCTGGAAAcaagccttcttcgtcacTCTCCCCCATTTCCACGATGCACCTTTTACCTTAGCCCTTTGGCAGGGCGCAGGGTATTGGGTAGGTGTGGAGAGTTCAACGGTTTTTGCCAGGTTTCCCATCAGCAGGCTGGGATACGACACCCTTACTCTATCTGGCTTTTTGGCTCTTATGATCATCGTGGGCATCATCCACCTTGTCGTCGGATACCAAGCGCTCGCCATGCGTAAGCAAGGTCTACTTCGGTACTATCTCGTCCGCTACCTCCCTTTCTTACCtatccttctcatcctttccaatATCCCATCTTACACGCTTCGATTACACCATTACCTCCTTGCTCTCCTCGCTATCCCGGTTTTGTCCCTCCCCAACCGACTTAGTTTGGTGTTGCAAGCATTCATGCTTGGTTTATGGCTAGACGGCgttggaagatggggtTGGGCTAGTTTCCTCGAAAAGACTTCTTCT CTTCTCGGCGATGCCCCCTCTGGCTCATGGGCACCCACATTTTTCCCCAACCTCAGCTCCCCTCATACCCTCTCCTGGTCACCCATCACCCCCGAACAAGCTGCGGAGGATGTAACCGGGTATTCTGTCTTAGTCAACGATATGCAGGCGTTTGCTGGATGGGTGAATAATA CAATTGATTTGAAAGGCGTACTGAGGGATGGGGTGAATTATTTCCGTATTGCC TACGAGAGGAATGGAATGTCAATGGACTTTAGCGATCCCATTGTCCGATGGGAGAATGGTACATGGGGAGGCATGGGAGAGCCTGTAGATCTTTTTAGAGTGTAG
- a CDS encoding NADH-cytochrome b5 reductase 1 — MSTIEVLAQKLAPHASFLGGLVVAAILGLFIFFQEKDRKVLDPVEWRSFKLVDKDHLSHNTALYRFALPRASDSLGLPIGQHISVAAEINGKQIVRSYTPTTLDDDKGHFDLVVKTYEKGNISRYLSLLTIGQEIKVKGPKGKFVYTPNMAPHLVMIAGGTGITPMYQIIKSSLKSPGDKTKLSLIYANVQEDDILLKREIDELQAKSNGRFDVKYVLNNPPEGWTGGVGFITKEMIEEAMPPSGVGSANHGEGHKVLMCGPPPMITAMKGHLAQIGYPAPRSVSKLEDQVFLF; from the exons ATGTCCACTATCGAGGTTCTCGCTCAGAAGCTCGCTCCTCACGCCAGCTTCCTCGGCGGTCTCGTCGTCGCTGCTATTCTCGgccttttcatcttcttccagg AGAAAGACAGAAAGGTGCTTGACCCTGTTGAGTGGAGGTCTTTCAAGCTCGTTGACAAGGATCACTTGTCCCATAACACTGCTTT GTACCGATTTGCCCTTCCCCGTGCATCTGACTCTCTTGGTCTCCCCATCGGTCAACATATCTCTGTTGCTGCCGAGATTAATGGCAAGCAGATTGTTAGATCTTACACTCCCACGACTTTGGATGACGACAAAGGACACTTTGACTTGGTCGTCAAG ACATACGAGAAGGGGAACATCTCCCGATACCTTTCTCTCCTAACTATAGGCCAGGAAATTAAGGTCAAAGGTCCCAAGGGCAAGTTTGTTTACAC CCCCAACATGGCCCCTCACCTTGTCATGATTGCCGGAGGTACCGGTATCACTCCCATGTACCAGATTATCAAATCCTCTCTCAAGAGTCCCGGTGATAAGACCAAGCTCTCTTTGATCTACGCCAACGTTCAGGAAGATGACATCT TACTCAAGAGGGAAATTGACGAGCTACAAGCCAAATCCAACGGCCGTTTTGATGTCAAG TACGTTCTCAACAACCCTCCTGAGGGCTGGACTGGTGGTGTTGGTTTCATCAccaaggagatgattgagGAAGCTATGCCTCCTTCCGGTGTAGGCTCCGCTAATCATGGTGAGGGTCACAAGGTTTTGATGTGCGGTCCCCCTCCTATGATCACCGCTATGAA GGGCCACCTCGCACAGATCGGTTATCCTGCCCCTAGGAGTGTCTCGAAGCTCGAGGACCAAgttttccttttctga